CTGGCGCTGGGCTACGGGTGCGGAAGCGACGCGAACAAGGATCCGACGCCGCAGGACGTGCCACAGCAGCAGGTCCCGGACGCGGGCGCCGACGCGGGCGTGGTGCTGACGCTCACCGATGCGCAGATCGCCCGCGTCCTGCAAGTGGCCAACGAGGGCGAGGTGATGCTCGGCCAGTACGCCGCGCCGCTCGCCACCGACCAGGCCGTGATCGACTTCAACAACCAGATGGTGACCGAGCACACCGCCGTGAAACAACGGCTGGACGCGCTGCTCGCGGCCGAGGGCATCACGCCCGAGGACTCCCCGCTGAGCCTCCAGTTGCAGGCGGAGGTCCAGCAGCTCATGGATGTCCTCCAGGGCCCGAACGCACCGGCCGCGGGCGCCGCGCTCGACCTGGCGCTGCTCAGCGCGCAGCTCAACGCGCACGCGCGCACCGCCTTCATCGGTGACAGCCTGCTGACGCCGCAGGCCACCAACACGGCCCTTCAGCAGGAGCTGGCCAGCGAACGGCAGGCCGTGCAGACGCACATCAACGAGGCGTCGGATCTCCAGTCCGTCATCGTCTTGCCTCCCGTCGAGCCGTAGCGCGTTCCCCTGTCGCCGGAGCCAGCGGGTGGCTCCGGCGGCGGGACGGCGTCTGGGGCGTGGGTATGGGTTTCGCTCCGCGCGACATTCACTGAGGGGTGATCACATGCGAAGAGCAAGGTTCTGGTTGGGGGCGGTGGTGGCTGGGGCGCTCGCGCTGGGCGTGGGCTGCGATGACGACGACGACAACGACGGCAACTTCGATAGCGTGCCGGGGATGCCTGGCCAGCCGGACGATCCAGATTCGGGCACCCCGCCCGATCTCATTCCGAACATCCCGGATGCCGGACTGATACAGACGCTCAGCGACGCGCAGATCGCCCGCGTCCTGCAAGTGGCCAACGAGGGCGAGGTGATGCTCGGCCAGTACGCCGCGCCGCTCGCCACCGACCAGGCCGTGATCGACTTCAACAACCAGATGGTGACCGAGCACACCGCCGTGAAACAACGGCTGGACGCGCTGCTCGCGGCCGAGGGCATCACGCCCGAGGACTCCCCGCTGAGCCTCCAGTTGCAGGCGGAGGTCCAGCAGCTCATGGATGTCCTCCAGGGCCCGAACGCACCGGCCGCGGGCGCCGCGCTCGACCTGGCGCTGCTCAGCGCGCAGCTCAACGCGCACGCGCGCACCGCCTTCATCGGTGACAGCCTGCTGACGCCGCAGGCCACCAACACGGCCCTTCAGCAGGAGCTGGCCAGCGAACGGCAGGCCGTGCAGACGCACATCAACGAGGCGTCGGATCTCCAGTCCGCCATCGTCTTGCCTCCCGTCGAGCCGTAGCCAGAGCGCTTTCCGTCTCTGGATAAAAATACAGCTCGGGCTCTCAGAACCTGAGAGCCCGAGCGCATTCGCACGACCCGTGGGGGAGGATTCGACCCAGGTGCTTTCCAATCGTGTCGGCCCGGTTTAGTAGGAATTTGGACCGCCGATGCAAAAGCCAACCGAACCGACCTCCGCGCAGAGCGAGCCGTTGACGACGGGACGGGTCCTGCGCTCCACGTATGAGATTGGCACCGTGCTGGGCAAGGGCGGCATGGGCGCGGTGTTCCTCGCGCGTCACCTGCGCCTGCCGGGCAAGCAGGTCGCCATCAAGGTGCTGCACGGCGCGGAGGCGTTGTCGGAAGAGGTGGCGGTGCGCTTCCGGCGCGAGGCGGAGATCGCCTCCCGGCTGGGGCACCCGAACATCGTGGAGGTGCTGGACTTCGACACCCTGGAGGACGGCACGCCCTTCATGGTGATGGAGTACCTGCGCGGTGAGGGCCTGTCGCGCCGGCTGCGCAAGCAGAAGCAGCTGCCGCTGGATGAGGTCTTCTCCATCACGCGGCAGATGGGCGCGGCGTTGCAGGCGGCGCACCGCGCGGGCGTGGTGCACCGCGACCTGAAGCCGGGCAACGTGTTCCTCGTGCCCACGGAGGCGGGCGGCGTCGTGGGCGAGCGCGTGAAGCTGCTCGACTTCGGCATCTCCAAGCTCGTGGACGCGCGCACGGTGATGACGCTGGACTCCGTGCTGATGGGGACGCCGCAGTACATGGCCCCCGAGCAGGCCATGGGCCACAACAGCAACGTGGACGCGCGCACGGACCTCTTCGCGTTCGGCTGCATCGTCTACGAGATGCTCGCGGGCCGGCCGCCCTACTCCGGCGACAACGTCGCGGAGCTCATCTACCAGATCGTCCACCTGGAGCCCCCGCCGCTCCTGTCGCTGGCGCCCGGGACGCCGCCGCACGTGGTGGCGGCCATCTCCCGCGCGATGGCGAAGAAGCCGGAGGACCGCTACCCGGACGTGGGTGCGTTCATCCTGGAGCTGACGGGCAGCCCGCTCCAGACGCTCGCGGAAGTGAAGCCGGAGCAGCGCTCGCGCCCCACCACGCCCACGGCCCCGCCCTCGGCGCCGCGTCCGCCGGACCGAGAGGAGCACATCCCCACGGTGGGCATGCGTCCCCACGCCGGCCGCGATACCTCCCCTCCTCCCTCCGGGCCCCAGACGGAGTCCCTGGCCGCGCAGCCGCTGGCCCCCGCCCGCCCGAAGTGGCCGGTGGCCGTGGCGGTGGGGATGGCGGTCATCATCGCGTTCGCCGTCGCCTTCTTCTGGAAGCGCCCGGACGTGACGCCGCCCGCCGCCGTCGTGGTGAATCCCCCGGCCCAGCCTCGGCCCTCCACGCCCGTCACCCCGCCGCCCGCCGTGGTCGTGGCGCCGCCGGAGGACGTGAAGAAGCCCGTGGAGCCGGAGCCCCAGCAGACGCAGCCGACGGAGCCGGAGGAGCCCAGGCAGCCCACGACGGACCTGCCCACGGCGAACGCGAAGCCGAAGCCTCGCGGCACCCCCGAGTCCATGCCGGACAGCGTGCGCGAGGACCTGGTGGCGGCGCAGAAGGCGCTGGACGCGTCGAACACGGCGGAAGCGCTGCGTCACATCCGGCGCAGCCAGCGCACGAAGATCACCGGCCTGTCGTTCTCGCTGCTTACCCGCGTGTACTGCCAGCAGCACGACCTGGCGAACGCGCGAGCGCAATGGACCCGCGTACCGGCAACGGAACGTCCAAGGGTCCGACAATACTGTTCGCAGTACGATATCGACCTGTAGGGTCGTCCGGGCGCGCGGATTCTCCAGAGCGGGGGCGCGCCCGCAATCCAAGGAGTCGTCGTGAGAGTCCTACTGGCAGTGGGGGTCGTGGCGCTGTCCCTGGGGTGTTCCCGGGGCGTGCGGCCCGACAGCGAGGTGGCGGGTACGAAGCCCGTCACCGGCAAGGTGTATTCCAACGAGGCTGGCGAGAAGGTCACCCTCATCGCGCTGGAGCCCGGTGACGCGCACAAGGCGCTGGTGGCCTTCGAGGGCACGAAGAGCGAGCTGGACGGCCAGGTGCTGGTCGCGTCGGTGAACAGCGAGCGCGGCAAGACGCACTACTGGACGCCGTGGCGCGGCCGCAAGCAGCGCTTCGTCTCCGTGGAGGACCGGGGCGGCTACGAGGACCTCATCTTCAGCGACGTGAACCACACGGGCTACACGCACCTGAAGCCGGACGCGGGGAAGACGGGCGCGCTGAAGGTGGAGAAGATCTTCGAGCGCTACCAGGACCTGGAAGGCGACAAGAAGTACCAGGCGATGCTCGCGTTCGACCGCAAGTTCTGGGCGAACCAGGCGGAGGTGCAGCTGGGCGAGGCGCTCGCGGAGACGAACAAGGCGTGCGGCTCCAAGCTGACGTCCACCGTGGCCTGGGACTCCATCACGGACGCGCAGATCAACGAGATGTCCTTTGGCAGCTACTGCGTGGGCCCGCTGGAGTCGCTCCAGAAGCTGTGCGCGCGCTCCGACGAGGCCAAGCGCGCCGTCCAGCAGAAGCTCCAGACGGTGGAGTGCCGCATGGACGCGCAGGCCGCGCTGAAGCTGGAGGCCCAGAAGATCATCTGGTCCGTGACCTCGGGTTCGACGGTGCAGCCGGACGAGACCACCACCTTCTTCATCGACAACCTCTAGAACGAAAGCCCACCGACAATGACGCTTCGACGCATGGTCATCGCCCTGGGGCTCGTCCTGGCCCCGCAAGCCGCGCTCGCGCTGGATCCGCCCTGGAAGAAGGAAGAGAAGCTGCGCGACCGCATGGTGCTGGAGTCCGCCAGGGTCTGCGCGGACGGCAAGGGCCACTACACGGTCATCATCCCCCACTCGCCGGAACACGAAGGCGACCTGTATTACGGGGACGGCAAGACGTTCACGCAGGTGACGCCCGTGGGCTACACCGACAGCAAGGAGGGCATGTTCTTCGAGCCGCGCTTCTTCAACCCCAAGGCCAACGAGAACTTCCGCGGTACGGACTACCGGGTCGTCTCCTATCTGCGGCTCAGCGAGGACGCCAAGACGTGCACGCTCAGCTGCGGGGAGAAGAGCCTGCCGCAGCAGCCGGTGCCGGCGGAGCAGGCCAAGGAGCTCCTGCGCAAGGCCACGTACCAGCCCAGCCCGGTGAAGTTCCAGCCGTACGCGCTGCTGCGTGACGACAAGGGCGTGTACTACCTGGTGGAGCGCGGCATCGGCGCGGACAACAAGAGCTTCCGCATCTTCACGGGCCAGCGCGGCCAGGTGAAGCAGCAGAAGATGCTCAACGTCGTCACCGACTCGCAGGGAGAAATCTTCTCCACGCAGGGCGGCGACCTGCGCCTCGTGGTGGACCGCGAGGAGCCGTCGTTCTGGGTGGTGAAGAGCAAGCGCCAGAAGCTGCGCGCGGTGCCGGTGGGTGAGAACCTGCCCTTCATCTACAACGAGCTGGGCGTCTACACGGGCGCGCGGCTGGGCACGCCCTGCGACGACGTGTAGTCCCGTAAGCACCGGGGAGCCCCGGGCACGGTCAGCCGTTGAGCACCTTCACGGCCTTGACCATGTCCGGGGCCAGCTCCTCGTGTTCCAGGAGCGTGAACCCCAGCTTCTTGCTGACGGCCTGCATGCCTCGGTTGCGAGTGAGGATGTCCGCGACGATGCGGCGCAGGCCCCAGTCCCTCCCGATATCCACCAGCCGCCGGAGCAGCTCCGTGCCCAGGCCCAGCCGCTGCGCGGGGTCGCTGACGGTGATGGCGAACTCCGCGTCCTTCGTGCCGCGCAGGCGCGTGAGCCGGCCCACCGCCAGAATCTCTCCCCCGCCCTTCCCGTCCGGGGACGGCCGCTCCGCGACGAGCGCCATCTCCCGCGCGTAGTCGTTGAAGCAGATGCGCGCCAGGCGCTCGTGGGCCACGCGCTGGCTGAGCTTCATCAGGCCCGCGTAGCGCATGAACACGGTCTGTTCGGAGAGGGCCTGGTGGAAGCGGCCCATGGCGGGCTCGTCCTCCGGGCGGATGGGGCGCACCAGCAGCTGCTCGCCGTTCTTCAGCGTGAGCACCTTCGCGTACTGGTGCGGGTACGGTTCGATGGCGAGCTTCGGCAGCGACGCGGCCTGGACGTCCGGCGGGTGCAGCACCACGCGCGCGTCCAGCGCGATGATGCGCTCGCCGGAGACGAGCAGCGGGTTGATGTCCAGCTCGCGGATGAGGCGCTGCTCCACCACCAGCTGGCTGAAGCGCACCATCAGCCGCTCCAGTGCGCCCATGTCCACGGGGGCCCGGCCGCGCACGCCCTTGAGCGCATGGTGGATGCGCGTGCGCTCCATCATCCGGCGCGCGAGCGTGGTGGTGAGGGGCGGCAGGCCCAGGGCCCGGTCCTGCATCACCTCCACCAGCGTGCCGCCCGCGCCAAAGAGCAGCACCGGCCCGAACTGCGCGTCCAGGCTGCTGCCCAGGATCAGCTCGTAGCCGTCCAGCTTGGCCATGGGTTGCACGGTGACGCCGTGGAACGCGTCCTGGAGGCCCCGCTCCGTGAGCGCGTCGCGGATGGCGCGGTAGGCATCCCGCACCTGCGCCTCGTCGCGCAGGTCCAGGCGCACGCCGCCCACGTCCGTCTTGTGCGTCACCGTGAGCGAGTGCAGCTTGAGCACCACGGGGAAGCCCAGCGCGCGGGCCTTCTCCACCGCTTCGTCTTCCGACATGGCGAGCCACGTCTCCACGGTGGGGATGCCGTAGGCGGCCAGCAGGCGCTTGGACTCGTATTCGGACAGGAGGGTGCGGCCGGAGGCGCGGGCCTCGTCCACCAGGGCGCGCGCCACGTCGCGGGCTCCGCCAGTGGGCTCCTCCGCCAGCGTGGGCGTCTCATAGAGCCCGGCGATGTTGTCCGAGTAGCGCCACATGTAGTTGAAGACGCGGGCCGCGGTGTCCGGGTAGCCGAAGGTCGGGATGCCCGCGTCGTTGAGGATGCGCTCTCCGGCGGCGACCTCGGAGCCCCCCATCCAGCTGGCGAGCACGGGCTTGCCGGGCAGCTTCGCGTAGCCCTTGAGGCGGTCCGCCGTCTTGGTGGGCTCCGTCATGTCCTGCGGGGTGAGGATGACGAGCAGGCCGTCGCTGTTGGGGTCCGCGCCGGTGGTCTCCAGCGCCTTCGCGTAGCGCTCCGCGTCCGCGTCTCCCAGGATGTCCACCGGGTTGGCGTGGCTCCACGGAGGCGGCAGGAAGCCGTCCAGCTGCTTCCGGGTGTCGTCGGAGAGCACGGCCAGTTCTCCGCCGCCGGACACGAGCGCGTCCGTGGCGAGCACCGCGGGGCCGCCCGCGTTGGTGAGCAGGGTGAGCCTGCGTCCGGAGGGCCGGGGCTGGCGGGCCAGCACCTCCGCCATGTGGAACAGGTCCTCGATGGAGTCCACGCGCAGCACGCCCGCGCGGCGGAAGGCGGCGGAGAGCACCTCGTCGCTGCCGGCGAGCGTGCCGGTGTGGGACGCGGCGGCCTGCGCGGCCTGCGCGGTGCGGCCGGCCTTGATGACGATGATGGGCTTGGTGAGGGCCACCTCGCGCGCGGCGGACAGGAAGGCGCGCGCGTCGCCGATGGACTCCATGTACAGCAGGATGGAGCGCGTCATCGGATCATCCGCGAGGAAGTCGATGAGGTCTCCCCAGCCCACGTCCAGCATGGAGCCCACGGAGACGAAGGCGCTGAAGCCCACGGCCTCGCGCAGGCTCCAGTCGAGGATGGACGTCAGCAGCGCGCCGGACTGGCTGATGAAGGCCACGTTGCCTGGGCGGGCCATGCCCTTGGCGAAGGTGGCGTTGAAGCCACTCGTCGGGCGCATCACGCCCAGGCAGTTGGGCCCGATGATGCGCAGGTTCGCGGCCTGCGCGATGTGCAGCACCTCCTGCTCCAGCTTCGCGCCCTCCGGGCCCGTCTCCTTGAAGCCCGCGGAGATGATGATGGCGCCCTTGACGCCGACCTCCGCGCACTCGCGGATGATGGCCGGCACGGACTTCGCGGGCGTGACGATGACGGCCAGGTCCACGGGCTCCGGCAGCGCGCGCAGGGAAGGCCACGCCTTGATGCCGAGCACGTTGGGGCGCTGCGGGTTCACCGGGTAGACGGTGCCGCCGAACGGGCTGCTGATGAGGTTCCAGAGGACGGTGCGGCCCACGCTGCCGGGGCGCTCGCTCGCTCCCACCACCGCGACGCTGCGGGGGGAGAAGATGACCTCCAGCGGCTGACGGGTCCGCTGGTGGAGCAGGTCGATGGAAGGGTCCGTCCGGGCCGGGGGCGTGGCGGGGCGTTGCTCGTCCATGGTGCGCTCTTCTTCCGTGGGGTGGCCGTACCGGAGCAATCTCCGGCAGGCCCCCATCGTGCACCAGTTGTCAGGAAGGGGACGGGGCAGCGGACGTTTCCCCATCCTGTTCCTTATGCGAGCGAACGGGCGGACGCCGTCAGGACGCGCGCGCCCGCTCCACCACCGGCTTGAGCACGGTGCTGGCGAACTGCTCCAGCGTGGTGGGTGTGGTGGTCTCCTTCGAGCGCGGCTCGGCCGGATCCATGCGCCCGTCCTGGGCGGCGCCGTACATCTCCACGAAGGTATCCGCCGCGAAAGCAGGCATGCCCGCGCCCAGCATCCCGTTGCGCAGGTCCTCCAGCCCCACGCGGACGTACTTCACGGGCTGGCCCAGCACCTGGGTGAGGATGCTCGCGACCTCCGGATAGGTGACGTCCTTGGGGCCGTGGACGCCCACGTAGCGGTGGCCCGTCCACGACGGGTCCAGCAGGAGCTCGGCCGCCTTGGCCGCGATGTCCGCAGTGGCGACCATCGGGAAGGCCTTCGTCTCCGGGTACGCGCTGAAGAGGGCCCCCGCCTTCGCCAGGCTCTGCACGTCGCGCAGCAGGTTCTCCATGAAGAAGCCCGCGCGCAGGCTGACGACGTTCGGCGCCGCGGCCTGGAAGGCCTCTTCCACGGGCTTCATCACGGACACCGGCCCCGTGCCCGGCCCGGTCTGCGCGCCGATGCTGGAGATGAGCACCACGCGCTTCACGCCGTGCGCCTTCACGCGCTCCGCAGCCAGCCGGCCGTTGGCCTTCGCCCAGTCCTGGAAGTCCGGGCGGATGGCGGGCGGAGACAGCCAGAAGAGCGCCTCCGCGCCAACGAGCGCCGCGTCCAGCGTGGCCTGCTCGTCGATGGAGCCCTGCACCAGCTTCGCGCCCTGCTTCATCAGGTCCGCCACCTTCTCCGGCGTGCGCGAGATGACGGTGACCTGACGGCCCGCCTTCAGCAGCTTTTCCACGAGGGGACGACCGATGTTGCCGTTCGGGGTGTTGATGACGATGGACATGGGGTTTGCCTCCAGCGACCGCGAGATGGCGTGAACAGTGCCCCCGCGCCCGGCATGAGGCCACTGCATGCTATGCATGCGCCCATGCGCCGCGCTCATGAAACCCCAGCGCCCTCCCCCGCGGAGGTGGACCTCTCCGGCATCAACCTCAACCTGATGGTGGCGCTGGATGCGCTGCTGCACGAGGTGCACGTCACCCGCGCCGCCGCGCGCGTGGGCCTCACCCAGTCCGCGATGAGCCATGCGCTCGCGCAGCTGCGGGAGCTGCTGGGCGACGCGCTCCTCATCCGCGGCCGGGGCGGCATGGTGCTGACACCGCGCGCACAGCAGCTGGCCGCGCCGCTCAAGCGGGGGCTGGCGGAGCTGCGGCGGGCCCTGCGCGACGAGCCCTCGTTCGAGCCCGCCACCACGACCCGCCGCTTCACCGTGGCCACGCGCGACTTCTTCGGGTCGGTGCTGCTGCCGGGTGCGCTGGAGCTCCTGGGCCGCGAGGCCCCCGGCGTGGACCTGTCCGTGCTGCACGTGGACAGCAACACCTTCTCCAGCCACCTGGAGACGGGCGAGGTGGACCTGGCAATCATCGTCGCGCCCGTGCCGTCCGGGCCGGGCCTGCGCCAGCAGAAGCTCCTCACCGAGGACTTCGTCTGCGTGGTGCGCAAGGACCACCCCACCGTGCGCCGCAAGCTGGACCTGGACACCTACCTGAAGCTGTCCCACATCCTCATCAGCCCGAAGGGCGACGGCGTGGGCGCGGTGGACCTGGCCCTGGCCCAGCGCGGCCTGCCCCCGCGCCGCATCGCCGTGCGCGTGCCCTACTTCCTCATCGCGCCGTTGGCGGTGTCGCGCTCGGACCACGTCCTCACCGCGCCCCGCCGCCTCATCGCCGCGTTCCGCGACGCGTACGAACTCCAGGTGTTCCCCCCGCCCATCCCCTTGCGCCCCTTCGACATCCTCCAGGTCTGGCACGAGCGCTTCGACGGCGACCCCGCGCACCAGTGGCTGCGCGGACTGGTGGCGCGGTCCGTCAACACAGGGTCTGAAAACACCCGGACTTCACGAAGGGTGCGGCGCGCGCCAGCTTCCTGACACTCAGGGGGCACGACACTGAACGTCAGTACACAGGTGGGGGAGCATCGCATGGGGGGCTTCGTGTAGGGTGCTCCGCATGAATCCTGAGAAGCTTGTTTTCGCCCAGACCGTCGAAGCGCTCTTCGTCCGAGCGCTGGAGAACCGCCTGACGCCCGCATGCCGCGAGCACCTGAAGCGGGCGGGGCTGGACCTCGACCGCAAGCTGGAGCGCACCTATTCGCTGGAGCAGTGGCGGGAGTTCCTGCGCATCGCGGCCGGGCACGTCTATGGCGGTGTGCCGGCGGAGGCCGCGTACTACTCCCTGGGCGAGCGCTTCATGG
This DNA window, taken from Corallococcus coralloides DSM 2259, encodes the following:
- a CDS encoding DUF4142 domain-containing protein, which produces MRRARFWLGAVVAGALALGVGCDDDDDNDGNFDSVPGMPGQPDDPDSGTPPDLIPNIPDAGLIQTLSDAQIARVLQVANEGEVMLGQYAAPLATDQAVIDFNNQMVTEHTAVKQRLDALLAAEGITPEDSPLSLQLQAEVQQLMDVLQGPNAPAAGAALDLALLSAQLNAHARTAFIGDSLLTPQATNTALQQELASERQAVQTHINEASDLQSAIVLPPVEP
- a CDS encoding LysR family transcriptional regulator gives rise to the protein MRRAHETPAPSPAEVDLSGINLNLMVALDALLHEVHVTRAAARVGLTQSAMSHALAQLRELLGDALLIRGRGGMVLTPRAQQLAAPLKRGLAELRRALRDEPSFEPATTTRRFTVATRDFFGSVLLPGALELLGREAPGVDLSVLHVDSNTFSSHLETGEVDLAIIVAPVPSGPGLRQQKLLTEDFVCVVRKDHPTVRRKLDLDTYLKLSHILISPKGDGVGAVDLALAQRGLPPRRIAVRVPYFLIAPLAVSRSDHVLTAPRRLIAAFRDAYELQVFPPPIPLRPFDILQVWHERFDGDPAHQWLRGLVARSVNTGSENTRTSRRVRRAPAS
- a CDS encoding serine/threonine-protein kinase, encoding MQKPTEPTSAQSEPLTTGRVLRSTYEIGTVLGKGGMGAVFLARHLRLPGKQVAIKVLHGAEALSEEVAVRFRREAEIASRLGHPNIVEVLDFDTLEDGTPFMVMEYLRGEGLSRRLRKQKQLPLDEVFSITRQMGAALQAAHRAGVVHRDLKPGNVFLVPTEAGGVVGERVKLLDFGISKLVDARTVMTLDSVLMGTPQYMAPEQAMGHNSNVDARTDLFAFGCIVYEMLAGRPPYSGDNVAELIYQIVHLEPPPLLSLAPGTPPHVVAAISRAMAKKPEDRYPDVGAFILELTGSPLQTLAEVKPEQRSRPTTPTAPPSAPRPPDREEHIPTVGMRPHAGRDTSPPPSGPQTESLAAQPLAPARPKWPVAVAVGMAVIIAFAVAFFWKRPDVTPPAAVVVNPPAQPRPSTPVTPPPAVVVAPPEDVKKPVEPEPQQTQPTEPEEPRQPTTDLPTANAKPKPRGTPESMPDSVREDLVAAQKALDASNTAEALRHIRRSQRTKITGLSFSLLTRVYCQQHDLANARAQWTRVPATERPRVRQYCSQYDIDL
- a CDS encoding bifunctional acetate--CoA ligase family protein/GNAT family N-acetyltransferase, with translation MDEQRPATPPARTDPSIDLLHQRTRQPLEVIFSPRSVAVVGASERPGSVGRTVLWNLISSPFGGTVYPVNPQRPNVLGIKAWPSLRALPEPVDLAVIVTPAKSVPAIIRECAEVGVKGAIIISAGFKETGPEGAKLEQEVLHIAQAANLRIIGPNCLGVMRPTSGFNATFAKGMARPGNVAFISQSGALLTSILDWSLREAVGFSAFVSVGSMLDVGWGDLIDFLADDPMTRSILLYMESIGDARAFLSAAREVALTKPIIVIKAGRTAQAAQAAASHTGTLAGSDEVLSAAFRRAGVLRVDSIEDLFHMAEVLARQPRPSGRRLTLLTNAGGPAVLATDALVSGGGELAVLSDDTRKQLDGFLPPPWSHANPVDILGDADAERYAKALETTGADPNSDGLLVILTPQDMTEPTKTADRLKGYAKLPGKPVLASWMGGSEVAAGERILNDAGIPTFGYPDTAARVFNYMWRYSDNIAGLYETPTLAEEPTGGARDVARALVDEARASGRTLLSEYESKRLLAAYGIPTVETWLAMSEDEAVEKARALGFPVVLKLHSLTVTHKTDVGGVRLDLRDEAQVRDAYRAIRDALTERGLQDAFHGVTVQPMAKLDGYELILGSSLDAQFGPVLLFGAGGTLVEVMQDRALGLPPLTTTLARRMMERTRIHHALKGVRGRAPVDMGALERLMVRFSQLVVEQRLIRELDINPLLVSGERIIALDARVVLHPPDVQAASLPKLAIEPYPHQYAKVLTLKNGEQLLVRPIRPEDEPAMGRFHQALSEQTVFMRYAGLMKLSQRVAHERLARICFNDYAREMALVAERPSPDGKGGGEILAVGRLTRLRGTKDAEFAITVSDPAQRLGLGTELLRRLVDIGRDWGLRRIVADILTRNRGMQAVSKKLGFTLLEHEELAPDMVKAVKVLNG
- a CDS encoding DUF4142 domain-containing protein, with the translated sequence MGTLLAGALALGYGCGSDANKDPTPQDVPQQQVPDAGADAGVVLTLTDAQIARVLQVANEGEVMLGQYAAPLATDQAVIDFNNQMVTEHTAVKQRLDALLAAEGITPEDSPLSLQLQAEVQQLMDVLQGPNAPAAGAALDLALLSAQLNAHARTAFIGDSLLTPQATNTALQQELASERQAVQTHINEASDLQSVIVLPPVEP
- a CDS encoding NmrA family NAD(P)-binding protein, with amino-acid sequence MSIVINTPNGNIGRPLVEKLLKAGRQVTVISRTPEKVADLMKQGAKLVQGSIDEQATLDAALVGAEALFWLSPPAIRPDFQDWAKANGRLAAERVKAHGVKRVVLISSIGAQTGPGTGPVSVMKPVEEAFQAAAPNVVSLRAGFFMENLLRDVQSLAKAGALFSAYPETKAFPMVATADIAAKAAELLLDPSWTGHRYVGVHGPKDVTYPEVASILTQVLGQPVKYVRVGLEDLRNGMLGAGMPAFAADTFVEMYGAAQDGRMDPAEPRSKETTTPTTLEQFASTVLKPVVERARAS